Proteins encoded within one genomic window of uncultured Sphingopyxis sp.:
- a CDS encoding alpha/beta hydrolase, with protein sequence MTIEPTFFEARDGVRLAWREMGEGAPVVLLHGLFSTAEVNWIKFGTAARIATEGYRVIMPDLRVHGSSDAPHEEEHYPPDVLVHDLEDLVAHLGLSAFDLGGFSLGARTSARAVVAGMKPRRLILGGMGLAGLAGWQRRGQFFKRVIAEYETAKRGDDTWLSIQFMKTMKVDRIAAEHLLDSFTDTTPEMLAALTMPVLVVCGEQDQDNGSAEELVAALPDARLAAIPGTHMSSVTQPELGEAIAAFLTA encoded by the coding sequence ATGACCATCGAACCGACATTTTTCGAAGCGCGCGACGGCGTGCGGCTGGCGTGGCGCGAAATGGGCGAAGGCGCTCCCGTCGTCCTGCTGCACGGACTTTTCTCGACCGCCGAAGTCAATTGGATCAAGTTCGGCACCGCGGCGCGCATCGCCACCGAAGGCTACCGCGTGATCATGCCCGATCTGCGCGTTCATGGGTCGAGCGACGCGCCGCATGAAGAGGAGCATTATCCGCCCGATGTGCTGGTGCATGATCTTGAGGATCTGGTCGCGCACCTCGGCCTGAGCGCCTTCGACCTCGGCGGCTTCTCGCTCGGCGCGCGGACGAGCGCGCGCGCGGTCGTGGCGGGAATGAAGCCGCGGCGGCTGATCCTTGGCGGCATGGGACTTGCGGGTCTCGCGGGCTGGCAGCGGCGCGGGCAATTCTTCAAGCGGGTGATCGCCGAATATGAAACAGCGAAGCGCGGCGACGACACCTGGCTGTCGATCCAGTTCATGAAGACGATGAAGGTCGACCGCATCGCCGCGGAGCATCTGCTCGACAGCTTCACCGACACGACGCCCGAGATGCTCGCGGCGCTGACGATGCCGGTGCTCGTCGTATGCGGCGAGCAGGATCAGGATAATGGCTCGGCCGAAGAGCTGGTCGCGGCCTTGCCCGACGCGCGGCTCGCGGCGATCCCCGGCACGCATATGTCGAGCGTGACCCAACCCGAACTGGGCGAAGCGATCGCGGCTTTCCTCACGGCTTGA
- a CDS encoding 2-hydroxychromene-2-carboxylate isomerase, with protein sequence MTLTADLFWSFRSPYSYLAIGRYRALAASHDLTINLRPVYPLAIRQPDFFERNHPNWLSYTMRDMIRVAQFHGIPFGPPRPDPIVQNVATREIAAEQPYIYRLTRLGQAASRRGKSLAFAHEAAQLIWGGAQDWHLGDHLAGAAKRAGLDLAELDEEAVRDAEALDNEIAGNQVALEIAGHWGVPTLVFEGEPFFGQDRIEMAKWRMEQKGLRPR encoded by the coding sequence ATGACTCTGACCGCCGACCTTTTCTGGTCCTTTCGCTCGCCGTACAGCTATCTTGCCATCGGGCGGTATCGCGCGCTCGCCGCGAGCCACGACCTGACGATCAATTTGCGCCCGGTCTATCCGCTCGCGATCCGCCAGCCCGACTTTTTCGAGCGCAATCACCCCAATTGGCTGAGCTACACGATGCGCGACATGATCCGCGTCGCGCAGTTCCATGGCATTCCCTTCGGTCCGCCGCGTCCCGACCCGATCGTCCAGAATGTGGCGACGCGCGAGATCGCGGCGGAGCAGCCCTATATCTATCGCCTCACCCGGCTCGGGCAGGCGGCTTCGCGCCGCGGCAAGAGCCTCGCTTTCGCGCATGAGGCGGCGCAGCTAATCTGGGGCGGCGCGCAGGACTGGCATTTGGGCGATCATCTGGCGGGCGCGGCGAAGCGCGCCGGGCTCGACCTCGCCGAACTCGACGAAGAGGCGGTGCGCGACGCCGAGGCGCTCGACAATGAAATCGCCGGCAACCAGGTCGCGCTCGAAATCGCGGGCCATTGGGGCGTGCCGACCCTCGTGTTCGAAGGCGAGCCCTTTTTCGGACAGGACCGGATCGAGATGGCAAAGTGGCGCATGGAGCAGAAGGGGCTGCGTCCGCGATAG
- a CDS encoding MarR family transcriptional regulator produces the protein MSETVGFLLNDTARLFRRAFNARTRDSGITALQWRLITYLKRHEGIRQGPLAELIEVEPITLSRMVDRLAEAGLVERRADPADRRAWRLYLTLRARELLGGMRATADALNAEATEGLSAAESEQLIDLVERVRANLSRRICQKEKETI, from the coding sequence ATGAGCGAAACGGTCGGATTCTTGCTGAATGACACCGCGCGCCTGTTCCGGCGCGCGTTCAACGCGCGCACGCGTGACAGCGGCATCACCGCGCTGCAATGGCGGCTGATCACCTACCTCAAGCGCCACGAGGGCATAAGGCAGGGCCCGCTCGCCGAGCTGATCGAGGTCGAACCGATCACCCTGTCGCGGATGGTCGACCGGCTGGCCGAGGCCGGGCTGGTCGAGCGCCGCGCCGACCCCGCCGACCGCCGCGCCTGGCGGCTCTATCTGACGCTGCGCGCCCGCGAACTTCTGGGCGGGATGCGCGCCACCGCCGACGCGCTCAACGCCGAAGCGACCGAAGGGCTGAGCGCCGCCGAGAGCGAACAGCTGATCGACCTTGTCGAGCGCGTCCGCGCCAACCTGTCCCGCCGCATATGCCAAAAAGAAAAAGAGACAATCTGA
- a CDS encoding HlyD family secretion protein, translated as MDQLSPSRPKAEEAMPAKRAPKADPLPDPAPVADAAPKASWRTRLLMFGLPALLVAGGAGWWLTSGGSVSTDNAYVQMDKVSVAAEVGGRITEVAVRDGQQVAKGQLLFRIDGEPYALSVAQATAAIDAARVEVGNLAASANTSSVDIAAAREDVKFAQVTFDRQAALMEKGFTTRAAYDASRHALSQARESVRQAEAAAAEARTKLAAGPSSGINPQVEAARVQRSQAQVNLDRTIVRAPSAGRIAQSDRLQVGQMMVAGLPAVTLVDTAHPWVEANFKETDLANMRVGQRAEISFDAYPGLRVRGHVLTIGAGTGSEFSVLPAQNATGNWVKVTQRVPVRIAFDEKPARDMIAGLSADVRVFTGGGAVSGK; from the coding sequence ATGGATCAGCTTTCCCCGTCCCGTCCGAAAGCCGAAGAGGCGATGCCCGCGAAGCGCGCGCCGAAGGCCGATCCGCTGCCGGACCCCGCGCCCGTCGCCGACGCCGCGCCCAAGGCGAGCTGGCGCACGCGGCTGTTGATGTTCGGGCTGCCCGCCCTGCTCGTCGCGGGCGGCGCCGGCTGGTGGCTGACGAGCGGCGGGTCGGTGTCGACCGACAATGCCTATGTCCAGATGGACAAGGTGTCGGTCGCGGCCGAGGTCGGCGGGCGGATCACCGAAGTTGCCGTCCGCGACGGCCAGCAGGTCGCGAAAGGGCAGTTGCTCTTCCGCATCGACGGCGAGCCCTATGCGCTGAGCGTCGCGCAGGCGACCGCGGCGATTGACGCCGCCCGGGTCGAGGTCGGCAATCTGGCGGCGAGCGCGAACACGTCGAGCGTCGACATCGCCGCGGCGCGCGAGGATGTGAAGTTCGCCCAGGTGACCTTCGACCGGCAGGCGGCGCTGATGGAAAAGGGCTTCACCACCAGGGCAGCCTATGACGCGTCGCGCCACGCACTCAGCCAAGCACGCGAAAGCGTCCGCCAGGCCGAAGCCGCCGCCGCCGAAGCGCGCACCAAGCTCGCGGCGGGTCCGTCGAGCGGGATCAACCCGCAGGTGGAGGCGGCGCGCGTCCAGCGGTCGCAGGCGCAGGTGAACCTCGACCGGACGATAGTGCGCGCGCCGAGCGCGGGACGCATCGCGCAGTCGGACCGGCTGCAGGTCGGCCAGATGATGGTCGCGGGATTGCCCGCAGTGACGTTGGTCGACACCGCGCATCCGTGGGTCGAGGCCAATTTCAAGGAAACCGACCTTGCGAACATGCGCGTCGGCCAGCGCGCCGAAATCAGCTTCGACGCCTATCCGGGGCTGAGGGTGCGCGGCCATGTGCTGACGATCGGCGCGGGGACGGGCAGCGAATTTTCGGTGCTGCCGGCGCAGAACGCCACTGGCAACTGGGTCAAGGTGACGCAGCGCGTGCCGGTGCGGATCGCGTTCGACGAAAAGCCCGCGCGCGATATGATCGCGGGACTGTCGGCCGATGTGCGGGTGTTTACCGGCGGCGGTGCGGTTTCGGGGAAATAG
- a CDS encoding MDR family MFS transporter, whose protein sequence is MASNALPRRSAASALPDDDSIPLHERVRYRGLLTVTVMGASIMQILDTTIANVAIPHMQSALGATSETVTWVLTSYILASAIAMPITGWLADRIGRRELFLGAVAGFIVASMACGAAQTLEQMVAFRFMQGIFAAFIGPLSQSVMLDINPPERHARAMSIWGMGIMIGPILGPVLGGWLTESVNWRWVFYVNLPVGLLTLAMMWALLPATRRADRKFDLFGFSMLALGLAALQLMLDRGAHEDWFNSVEIWIECGVAIACLWMFLVHLFTARGDTLFNRKMLADRNLVTAMGFMVVIGVVMFASMALLPPMLQTLFGWPVIDTGIVLAVRGVGILMSMWVAGQLLGRIDARWLVGTGLVIAAYSLWQMSHWSLAMGMQPVVISGLVQGLGMGLIFIPLNTMAFATIAPQHRTDGSSLLNLLRSLGASVGISVVTTLLGANTQTSHEDLAAHVTNSSVGLLDPSTSDRFGIMGEAAMAMVNAEINRQAAMVAYIDDFWLMMWVTLASVPLVVLLRSPKPGGPKASAADMGH, encoded by the coding sequence ATGGCTAGCAACGCCCTTCCCCGCCGATCCGCCGCCTCGGCGCTGCCCGACGACGATTCGATCCCGCTCCACGAACGCGTCCGCTATCGCGGCCTCCTGACCGTCACCGTCATGGGCGCGTCGATCATGCAGATTCTCGACACGACGATCGCCAACGTCGCCATCCCGCATATGCAGTCGGCGCTCGGCGCAACGAGCGAGACGGTGACCTGGGTGCTGACGAGCTATATCCTCGCCTCGGCGATCGCGATGCCGATCACCGGCTGGCTCGCCGACCGCATCGGGCGGCGCGAGCTGTTCCTCGGCGCGGTCGCGGGCTTCATCGTCGCGTCGATGGCGTGCGGCGCGGCGCAGACGCTCGAACAGATGGTCGCCTTTCGCTTCATGCAGGGGATTTTCGCCGCTTTCATCGGACCGCTGTCGCAGTCGGTGATGCTCGACATCAACCCGCCCGAGCGCCACGCGCGCGCGATGTCGATCTGGGGCATGGGGATCATGATCGGCCCGATCCTGGGCCCCGTGCTCGGCGGCTGGTTGACCGAGAGCGTCAACTGGCGCTGGGTCTTTTACGTGAACCTGCCCGTCGGGCTGCTCACGCTCGCGATGATGTGGGCGCTGCTGCCCGCGACGCGCAGGGCCGACCGCAAGTTCGACCTGTTCGGTTTCTCGATGCTCGCGCTCGGCCTCGCCGCGCTGCAACTGATGCTCGACCGCGGCGCGCACGAGGACTGGTTCAACAGCGTCGAAATCTGGATCGAGTGCGGGGTCGCCATCGCGTGCCTGTGGATGTTCTTGGTCCATCTGTTCACCGCGCGCGGCGATACGCTGTTCAACCGCAAGATGCTCGCCGACCGCAACCTCGTCACCGCAATGGGCTTCATGGTCGTGATCGGGGTCGTAATGTTCGCTTCGATGGCGCTGCTGCCGCCGATGCTGCAGACTCTGTTCGGCTGGCCGGTGATCGACACCGGGATCGTCCTTGCGGTGCGCGGCGTCGGCATCCTGATGAGCATGTGGGTCGCGGGACAATTGCTCGGCCGGATCGATGCGCGCTGGCTGGTCGGCACCGGTCTCGTCATCGCCGCATACTCGCTGTGGCAGATGAGCCACTGGTCGCTCGCCATGGGGATGCAGCCGGTGGTCATCAGCGGGCTGGTGCAGGGGCTGGGCATGGGGCTGATCTTCATCCCGCTCAACACCATGGCCTTTGCGACGATCGCGCCGCAGCACCGCACCGACGGGTCGAGCCTGCTCAACCTCCTGCGCAGCCTTGGAGCGTCGGTCGGCATTTCGGTCGTCACCACCCTACTCGGCGCGAACACGCAGACGAGCCACGAGGACCTGGCGGCGCATGTCACCAACAGCTCGGTCGGCCTGCTCGACCCGTCGACCTCCGACCGTTTCGGCATCATGGGCGAGGCGGCAATGGCGATGGTCAACGCCGAGATCAACCGGCAGGCGGCGATGGTCGCCTATATCGACGATTTCTGGCTGATGATGTGGGTGACGCTGGCGTCGGTGCCGCTGGTAGTGCTGCTGAGGTCGCCGAAGCCAGGTGGGCCCAAAGCATCGGCGGCGGATATGGGACATTAG
- a CDS encoding serine hydrolase domain-containing protein, with protein sequence MRWKPGFAFALILGSSVPAAAQEATPEALDQLAPEIDALFAKYQADQHIPGMVYGVVKDGQLAYVKGIGVQTLTDKSPVTPDSLFRIASMTKAFTALAILKLRDDGKLRLDDLAEVHVPEMKSWTYPTSDSPRIRIRDLLHHVAGFVTDDPWGDRQQVLPQDEFTKMLAAGVPFSRVPQSQHEYSNFGYALLGRIVAEASGMAYTDYVRQAILIPLGMTASGFDVTQAPKARYALGYRWENGRWSAEPEMADGAFNAMGGLQVSANDYAKWVAFLLSAWPARDDADTGPVKRSTVREVAQGLNFVSVTNRIGTSGASACKQAAAYGMGWRVAQDCDLGLTLAHGGGYPGYGSHVMLMPDHGVGVFAMANRTYAGPSAPAWNTAVAMERAGLLEPREVPVSSAVAEAYAAAKAAYAAGDLGALRGRLAMNFLMDRSAANWAAEFAALKQEVGECPADEPLAPMGAMSTAFRLNCEKGKLDGVLLLAPTTPATVQALRFRVVPPDRD encoded by the coding sequence ATGCGCTGGAAACCGGGTTTCGCTTTCGCCCTCATCCTGGGAAGCTCGGTCCCTGCCGCCGCACAGGAAGCCACTCCCGAGGCCCTCGACCAGCTCGCCCCCGAAATCGACGCGCTGTTCGCGAAATATCAGGCCGATCAGCATATCCCCGGCATGGTGTATGGCGTCGTCAAGGACGGTCAGCTCGCCTATGTGAAGGGCATCGGCGTCCAGACCCTGACCGACAAAAGTCCCGTCACTCCCGACAGCCTGTTCCGCATCGCCTCGATGACCAAGGCGTTCACCGCGCTCGCGATCCTCAAGCTGCGCGACGACGGCAAGCTCCGCCTCGACGATCTCGCCGAAGTCCATGTTCCCGAAATGAAAAGCTGGACCTATCCGACCAGCGACAGCCCGCGTATCCGTATCCGCGACCTGCTCCACCATGTCGCGGGCTTCGTCACCGATGACCCGTGGGGCGACCGGCAGCAGGTCCTGCCGCAGGACGAATTTACGAAAATGCTCGCCGCGGGCGTGCCGTTCAGCCGCGTGCCGCAAAGCCAGCATGAATATTCGAACTTCGGCTATGCGCTGCTCGGCCGCATCGTCGCCGAGGCGTCGGGCATGGCTTACACCGACTATGTCCGGCAGGCGATCCTGATCCCGCTCGGCATGACGGCGAGCGGCTTTGACGTCACCCAGGCACCGAAGGCGCGCTATGCGCTCGGCTATCGCTGGGAAAACGGCCGCTGGTCGGCGGAGCCCGAAATGGCCGACGGCGCGTTCAACGCGATGGGCGGGCTGCAGGTCAGCGCGAACGACTATGCCAAATGGGTCGCCTTTCTGCTCTCGGCGTGGCCCGCGCGCGACGATGCGGACACCGGCCCGGTGAAGCGGTCGACGGTGCGTGAGGTCGCGCAGGGGCTCAATTTCGTATCGGTGACCAATCGCATCGGCACGAGCGGCGCGAGCGCGTGCAAACAGGCGGCGGCTTATGGCATGGGCTGGCGCGTCGCGCAGGATTGCGACCTCGGGCTGACGCTCGCGCACGGCGGCGGCTATCCCGGCTATGGCAGTCATGTGATGCTGATGCCCGATCATGGCGTTGGCGTCTTCGCGATGGCGAACCGCACCTACGCCGGACCGTCGGCGCCCGCGTGGAATACGGCGGTCGCGATGGAGAGGGCGGGGCTGCTCGAACCGCGCGAGGTGCCGGTGTCGTCCGCCGTGGCGGAGGCTTATGCGGCGGCAAAGGCCGCTTATGCCGCAGGCGATCTCGGCGCGCTTCGGGGCAGGCTCGCGATGAATTTCCTGATGGACCGCTCGGCCGCCAACTGGGCGGCCGAATTCGCGGCGCTGAAGCAAGAGGTTGGCGAATGCCCCGCCGACGAACCGCTCGCGCCGATGGGCGCGATGTCGACCGCCTTCCGGCTCAACTGCGAAAAGGGCAAGCTCGACGGGGTCTTGCTGCTCGCCCCGACGACGCCGGCGACGGTGCAGGCGCTGCGTTTTCGCGTCGTTCCGCCCGATAGGGACTGA
- a CDS encoding LysR substrate-binding domain-containing protein — MSRLPPLAAIRTFEAAGRLQNFSRAAEELGLTQAAVSYQVRQLEDRLGRALFVREKGRVRLSETGQRLLPAISGAFAAMGDAFAALGSDEAEVLTISTVTSFGGSWLSARIGSFQLLYPELAVRMSMSNQLIDFDASNVDLAIRIGTGSWPGLRSDFLMRQHVAPLASPAFIEEHGIREPADLLRVQRLAPNDSWWADWFAAAGVETPLAPSRRGIELDSQLQEASAVQAGFGAAMMTPLFWQADLASGRMVQPFETLHVSDRAMWLVHRENRVGVRKIERFREWLHAELAKDRHLIPDALWQPPS, encoded by the coding sequence ATGTCCCGCCTTCCGCCCCTTGCCGCTATACGCACCTTCGAAGCCGCCGGACGCCTGCAGAATTTCTCGCGCGCCGCCGAAGAGTTGGGGCTGACGCAGGCGGCGGTGAGCTATCAGGTCCGCCAATTGGAGGACCGGCTCGGCCGCGCGCTCTTCGTGCGCGAAAAAGGGCGCGTGCGCCTCTCCGAAACCGGGCAGCGGCTGCTCCCCGCGATCTCGGGCGCCTTCGCCGCGATGGGCGACGCCTTCGCCGCCTTGGGCAGCGACGAGGCCGAAGTGTTGACGATCAGCACGGTAACCAGTTTCGGGGGCAGCTGGCTCAGCGCGCGCATCGGCAGCTTTCAGCTTCTCTACCCCGAACTCGCGGTGCGCATGTCGATGAGCAACCAGTTGATCGATTTCGACGCGTCGAACGTCGACCTTGCGATCCGGATCGGGACGGGGTCGTGGCCGGGGCTGCGTAGCGACTTCCTGATGCGCCAGCATGTCGCGCCGCTGGCCTCGCCCGCGTTCATCGAGGAACATGGCATTCGTGAACCCGCTGACCTGCTGCGCGTCCAGCGGCTCGCGCCGAACGACAGCTGGTGGGCCGACTGGTTCGCGGCCGCCGGGGTGGAAACGCCGCTCGCGCCGTCGCGGCGCGGGATCGAACTCGACAGCCAGCTCCAAGAAGCGAGCGCGGTGCAGGCGGGCTTCGGCGCCGCGATGATGACCCCGCTCTTCTGGCAGGCCGACCTCGCCAGCGGCCGCATGGTCCAGCCGTTCGAAACGCTCCATGTTTCGGATCGCGCCATGTGGCTCGTCCACCGCGAAAACCGCGTCGGCGTGCGCAAGATCGAACGTTTCCGCGAATGGCTGCACGCCGAGCTCGCCAAGGATCGCCACCTCATCCCCGACGCGCTATGGCAGCCGCCGTCATGA
- the trmD gene encoding tRNA (guanosine(37)-N1)-methyltransferase TrmD, producing MTFTAVPLTLYPDMFPGPLGHSMAGRALESGTWHCAPVQIRDFATDKHRTVDDTPAGGGAGMVLKADVLAAAVDHAMAAHPGLPILAMTPRGTPITQARVRQLSSGPGAIILCGRFEGFDERIFDARAVEQVSMGDIILSGGEMGALLLLDACIRLLPGVMGAAVSGDDESFEQGLLEYPHYTRPVSWEGRDIPEVLRSGDHKKIAAWRRERAEQDTRTRRPDLWQAYAAGREDR from the coding sequence ATGACCTTCACCGCGGTTCCGCTCACCCTCTATCCCGACATGTTCCCCGGCCCGCTCGGGCACAGCATGGCGGGGCGCGCGCTCGAAAGCGGGACCTGGCATTGCGCGCCGGTGCAGATCCGCGACTTCGCGACCGACAAGCATCGCACCGTCGACGACACCCCCGCGGGCGGCGGCGCCGGCATGGTGCTCAAGGCCGATGTGCTGGCGGCCGCCGTCGACCATGCGATGGCGGCGCATCCGGGGCTGCCAATCCTTGCGATGACCCCGCGCGGCACGCCGATCACACAAGCGCGCGTCCGCCAGCTTTCGTCGGGTCCCGGCGCGATCATCCTCTGCGGCCGCTTCGAGGGATTCGACGAGCGCATCTTCGACGCGCGCGCGGTCGAACAGGTGTCGATGGGCGACATCATATTGTCGGGCGGTGAGATGGGGGCGCTATTGCTGCTCGACGCCTGTATTCGCCTGCTGCCCGGCGTCATGGGTGCGGCCGTCAGCGGCGACGACGAATCCTTCGAACAAGGACTGCTCGAATATCCGCACTATACAAGGCCGGTCAGCTGGGAGGGGCGCGACATTCCGGAAGTGCTGCGTTCGGGCGATCACAAGAAGATCGCCGCCTGGCGCCGCGAGCGCGCCGAGCAGGATACGCGAACGCGCCGCCCCGATCTGTGGCAGGCCTATGCTGCGGGGCGCGAGGACCGATAG
- a CDS encoding sulfatase-like hydrolase/transferase, whose translation MSYVTAIKPLASRVFAPADGAALAAFLNWALCWLLLPNLAFLPITIMGGPMRAPEIWLCGAVGLVASWFGYWVRVAAFFALLAYLVLVFIASMFNMHVSMILSVVALVLDIRPAASPEYLIGGALLILVLALAARQLRRPNKLRGLQWFVAAAALTYALATADYVRARDSATAYNRLAPADAPFTSATRQTGFLKLADGERHVMIVMVEAMGLPTEPSLRARLDAIWTRPELAGRFEISQGDTAFYNSTTKGEIRELCQHWGDYKEIVAPAPDCLPAALARRGYATHAYHGFSPGFFDRDRWYPLIGFELTSFRDAIEAQGAGHCPNVFPGACDRDIPRLIGRDLAAAQRPQFVYWLTLNSHLPVVANAELRTEDCRQLGATLDADYPQVCRLFAIWDDTAAALAAMASRPGFPPTDILIVGDHMPPFTQQKSRMMFDSGKVPWVLLRYRSSRPAA comes from the coding sequence ATGTCATATGTGACCGCCATCAAGCCGCTGGCAAGCCGCGTTTTCGCGCCCGCCGACGGCGCCGCGCTGGCCGCGTTCCTCAACTGGGCGCTGTGCTGGTTGCTGCTGCCCAACCTCGCCTTCCTGCCGATCACGATCATGGGCGGACCGATGCGCGCACCCGAAATCTGGCTGTGCGGCGCGGTCGGCCTTGTCGCGAGCTGGTTCGGATATTGGGTCCGCGTCGCCGCCTTCTTCGCGCTGCTCGCCTATCTGGTGCTCGTTTTCATCGCGAGCATGTTCAACATGCACGTCAGCATGATCCTTTCGGTCGTCGCGCTCGTGCTCGACATTCGCCCCGCCGCCTCGCCCGAATATCTGATCGGCGGCGCGTTGCTCATCCTCGTCCTCGCGCTCGCCGCTCGTCAGCTTCGCCGGCCGAACAAGCTGCGCGGACTGCAGTGGTTCGTCGCCGCGGCGGCGCTGACCTATGCCCTGGCGACGGCGGACTATGTCAGGGCGCGCGACAGCGCGACTGCCTATAACCGGCTCGCCCCCGCCGACGCGCCCTTCACCTCGGCAACGCGGCAAACCGGCTTTCTGAAGCTCGCCGACGGCGAGAGGCATGTGATGATCGTCATGGTCGAAGCGATGGGCCTTCCGACCGAGCCCAGCCTCCGCGCGCGGCTCGATGCGATCTGGACGCGCCCCGAACTCGCCGGGCGGTTCGAGATCAGTCAGGGCGACACGGCCTTCTATAATTCGACGACCAAGGGCGAGATTCGCGAGCTGTGCCAGCACTGGGGCGACTATAAGGAGATCGTCGCGCCGGCGCCCGATTGCCTGCCCGCCGCCCTCGCGCGGCGCGGTTATGCGACACACGCCTACCACGGCTTTTCACCTGGATTTTTCGACCGCGACCGCTGGTATCCGCTGATCGGGTTCGAGCTGACGAGCTTTCGCGACGCGATCGAGGCGCAGGGCGCCGGCCATTGCCCCAACGTCTTTCCCGGCGCGTGCGACCGCGACATCCCGCGGCTGATCGGCCGCGACCTCGCCGCGGCGCAGCGGCCGCAATTCGTCTATTGGCTGACGCTCAATTCGCACCTGCCGGTGGTCGCCAACGCCGAACTGCGCACCGAGGATTGCCGCCAACTGGGGGCGACGCTCGATGCCGATTATCCGCAGGTCTGCCGCCTCTTCGCGATCTGGGACGACACGGCGGCGGCGCTCGCCGCGATGGCGAGCCGGCCCGGTTTTCCGCCGACCGACATATTGATCGTCGGCGACCATATGCCGCCCTTTACCCAGCAGAAGAGCCGGATGATGTTCGACAGCGGCAAGGTGCCGTGGGTATTGCTGCGCTATCGGTCCTCGCGCCCCGCAGCATAG
- the rplS gene encoding 50S ribosomal protein L19: MNLIQTIEAEEIAKAGKTIPTFRPGDTLKVGVKVVEGERTRVQNFEGVCIARSNKGMGSNFTVRKMSFGEGVERVFPLYSPNIDSITVVRKGAVRRAKLYYLRGRTGKSARIAERRDYRSEAGEG; this comes from the coding sequence ATGAACCTCATCCAGACGATCGAAGCCGAAGAAATCGCCAAGGCCGGCAAGACGATTCCGACCTTCCGTCCCGGCGACACGCTGAAAGTCGGCGTGAAGGTGGTCGAAGGCGAACGCACCCGCGTCCAGAATTTCGAAGGCGTGTGCATCGCACGCTCGAACAAGGGCATGGGCTCCAACTTCACCGTGCGCAAAATGTCGTTCGGCGAAGGTGTCGAGCGCGTGTTCCCGCTCTATTCGCCCAACATCGATTCGATTACCGTCGTCCGCAAGGGCGCTGTCCGTCGTGCGAAGCTTTACTATCTGCGTGGGCGCACTGGTAAATCGGCACGTATTGCGGAGCGCCGCGATTACCGGTCGGAAGCCGGCGAAGGCTAA
- a CDS encoding DUF1287 domain-containing protein, with protein sequence MRAPSSFRPTRRAFLGAVLAFGVSGEAMALTPAQRVVRAARRQVGVTLTYDPAYSVLRFPNGDVDRAKGVCTDVVIRAFRDALGADLQALVNADMRANFGAYPKNWGLGRPDRNIDHRRVPNLATYWRRQGASLPVTDDPADWRPGDIFTQMVGGRMPHTGIVSDRKDTTGVPLVLHNIGGGTREEDALFDHPLTGHFRWKV encoded by the coding sequence ATGCGAGCACCCTCATCCTTCCGGCCGACACGGCGCGCCTTTCTTGGCGCGGTGCTCGCGTTCGGCGTGTCGGGCGAGGCGATGGCGCTCACCCCCGCGCAGCGCGTGGTGCGTGCGGCGCGGCGCCAGGTCGGGGTCACGCTGACCTATGACCCCGCCTACAGCGTCCTGCGTTTTCCCAACGGCGACGTCGACCGCGCCAAGGGCGTCTGCACCGACGTCGTGATCCGCGCGTTCCGCGATGCGCTCGGCGCCGACCTTCAGGCCCTTGTAAACGCCGACATGCGTGCCAATTTCGGGGCCTATCCGAAGAATTGGGGGCTGGGGCGCCCCGACCGCAACATCGACCATCGCCGCGTGCCCAATCTCGCGACCTATTGGCGGCGGCAGGGGGCTTCGCTCCCCGTCACCGACGACCCCGCCGACTGGCGTCCGGGTGACATCTTCACCCAGATGGTCGGCGGGCGGATGCCGCATACCGGTATCGTGTCCGACCGCAAGGATACCACCGGCGTGCCGCTCGTCCTCCACAATATCGGTGGCGGCACGCGCGAGGAGGATGCGCTGTTCGACCACCCGCTGACCGGCCATTTCCGCTGGAAAGTCTGA